Within the Scyliorhinus canicula chromosome 18, sScyCan1.1, whole genome shotgun sequence genome, the region AGATTCGTTATTCTAAACTGATGTCAAATTGATAATGGCATCACTGCAGTGCACAGAGACCGTTACAAAATAGCCTCGAATTCTCACTTTTAATCTGTAAAAAATTATCCAGATCGTTTAACAGCCAAGATTCACAAGTGGACAACGCAGCTTTCCCTAAAATCAACACTCAGTGTTAAATTATCTCTCCTACAGTTTGAAAGAAACCAATCTCCATCAGTGTAGATTTTTAAGTCCTTAATTTTGTTCTTAGAAATGCAATCTCACTTTTGTTATCAGGATCTATTTTGTGCAGAAATGGCACGTGGGTGTTTGTTTGACTGTTTCAGTTTCTTTGAAAAATGTCTAGACATGGAGGTGGAACGCTAAGTGTTGGACTCATCGTGGTTAATGTAAAATTCTTGAACATTTTCATTTGGTGCTTCCAAGACGAGCAATCTCTCTCCCTCgtcgcaaaaaaaaaaaatgccggtTCTTTTATGCGCGGGAAGCAATAGAGGAAAAGTTGAAGTAACTCCGGTAAATAAAACATGCCTAAATGTATTCTAATCTGTTGGTGCACTTGAAAGGCTGGTCGCATCTCTGAAACAGACATCTTTCACATTTGCGTATTGTGCTGTAACCCCCCCCTTTGAACCCTCCATATGTGTTAGCATTGCGTAATCTGTAGAACTCGCCCATTAAAAATATATAGTTGCCGATGAAGGAATGAGATAAGCAAAGGGGAGGAAAAGAGAGAATGGCGAGAAATtcctcgctgtgtgaatgtgaagtCAAGCAGAGAGGAAAAGGTTGTCCCTGAAATGAGAAGAGAAGAAAGATTGATAGTGGGAAACCAGAACAGTAAACTAAAATGGAATATAATGATAGAAATGGGGGCCAGAAAAGTCGAGAAACAGAGATAAAGCGGCGGTACAGCTGAAAGGGAAGTTCTTTAATGTTGCAGATCTTTTAGTTATACTTTTGTTAATATTTTAACAGTTGTAGTATTCAAGAAGCACGACTAATCTTTCATCAGATATTATTAGGTAATAAACAGCCAAAAAAATGCTTCCGCGGAAGGCACCATCTGCCCACATCTGATACCTACCTGTGAAACTCATAGTTGCAGAAAGCATTACTTGAGGTTGACTGATCTCTGCAACCAAAGTGGACAGCTTTTGGGGACTGCTAGTTTATTAGACACTTTTCGGATAACAGTTCAGTTATCACAATCTGAAAGAGCACATAATTGTAAATTATAGGGATGAAAACAGTGAAAACAAAGACTCCGGTCTTCCTTGTGCGGAATTAACAGCATAAAACCCCTCTGAAgtgcactcactccctctccaccccaaacTTTCAATCTGATTTTCTTTTACAAAATCACTGACAGAAATGACCTCCGTGCATTAGCTTACACCGGTGCAGTGGCTAATACGATgttcatgtgttttttttttgcagatgtCATAAACTATAATTCTGCGTCAAGTTGGAAGCAAGTGCCAAGCCGCACTCAGCAACTTTGAAGCAGGGACTGGGAGCAGCACCCCCCTCGCTGTGAgaggtgcgcatgcgcagcagcgGCTGAAGAAGGCGCCGCCATGTTGGGCGGGTAGTTGGAGTCACAAGGTACCGTGTGAAGCCCTGCAGTGAACCGCCCGAGCGCCGACTGCTTTCCTGACGGCCACTAGACTTCCGTGGGGTTGAAAACGAAATAGGAGAGGGggcatttttttccttttttaaaagaaaagcacagcccAGTGACAATCCCTCAACACACGGTGCCGTCGCGCCCACTCTGGCCATGTTGTCCACACTCGACGCCATGGCGGACCTGGAGCCCAGGCCGTTGAAAAGCGGTGGGTTCCAGGGCAAGCTGAATTCCCGTAGGAAGAGGGAGTTCATGCCCGAGGATAAAAAGGACGCCTCTTACTGGGAGAAGAGACGGAAAAACAACGAGGCCGCCAAACGGTCGCGCGAGAAGCGACGCTTCAACGACCTGGTGTTGGAAAGCAAAATGCTGTCGCTCAACGAGGAGAACGCCTGCCTCAGGGTCGAGCTCCTCACCTTGAAGCTGAGGTACGGCCTCATCAGCTCCACGGTCTATGCCCAGGAAGCCCAGATCCTGCAAGGCTGCATGCAAAAGTACTTTGCAAGGCAGAGAGCGATAGAGATGGACCCTCACTTTTTGGAACTGGACCCCCCATTTGTGAGGGATGGCTGCTGCCACAATCACATGAGGTACACCCCAGGACGGATGCCTCTCGATCCCATTGATTCCACTTCTCAACATACACGGGATAGCCCACTTCACACAAAATGCCCCAGCCCTGTATCGGTCAGAGTGCACAAGCAGTACCCACTAGAAATTTCGACGGATGAGTCCGCAATACATAAAGCCTCGTTGAATCAGTTACTATATTCCAGATACCCACATACATTTAATGAGACCTATCCCTATTACAGGCCTTCAAGTGCTTCCCCAAATGCAACAGAGGTGGATAATAAAAGCAATAAAAGAGAGTCAGAAGATGATGCAGAAGATGAACAACAGGTCCCTAAAATGCTTCCTTTCTCTCCTGTGAATAACTGTAGATTTGAACATTCCACAACCTCCAAGTCAAGTAACTCTGCTCTTCCTCACAAACTGAGAATTAAGGCAAAAACAATGCTTGCAAAAGAAGAAAAGGGTGATGCAGAATTTGATCTTGAGATGTCATGGAAGGATAAACCTGGCCTTGCAAAGACTAGAAGTGCCTCATTGACTGAGATTAGAGACATGGATGTAGGTTTTTGTGGAGGCATTTGTAATTACACAGCAGCTTTTAAGCCTGTTATTCCATTATCCATTTGTCATTCAGTTTAATTGAAGGTTTCATCAATCATGACCATCCAttgaactgagtttattcaatgtTTATTAATACTATTTTCCTGAACAATATGCTTTTAAAAAGTCCTATTTGGATAGTGTAGTCTTAAATTGTACAGCAAGTTAAAACATTTTTAAGGCTGAAGCGGCTGGATGGCCCACTCCTATTTTTATACCTTTTGTTCCTAAACTTTTGatagattcatttttttttatccGTGGCACTGTGATATTGGTAGAAGGAGCAGTTCAAGAAGTATGCTTTTAGTGAGAAAGAGTAATCAATTAAATTGTAGCTATTATGCATTTGTTAAATGTTCCTATTAATAAATTTACTTCATTTATACCACTGGAATTTTTTCTCTGATCACTGTTAGCAATACCGTAAACAAGCAAAATTTTAGTGAAATCATAAATACactttaataaaattaatttacagattTGATAAAAACAGCGATCAACAGAATGGAGAATTATAAAGTAGATTCTCATGGTGTAAGAATAATACTATTAAAGTTGCTGCCAATGGCTCTTTTGACTTGCCTGTTTTGAGCCACATCCAATCtgatatgtttacatttgtatggaCTATATGAACAAAAATGAACTATTGGGAGGAAAAAAAGCTCATTAGAAAGACAGGCCTAAGTCAATTTGGCTTGTGAGGGAAGGTTTCATACAAATAATTTCTTCTGAAGTTGTTAAATTTAGCATTAATGCAGTTCATTTATGCTAAGTCCTCTGTGCCATATGATCCCACATAAGTGAGTGGCAGGCTGAACTAGACTTCACACCGCTGACCCAAACCTAGAAATGGCTGTCTATGATTAATATTAAAAATGACTTGCCAACACCTATGGGAAAAGAACTGGCAGATTTGTTCATCACTAATATTATCAACAGTAATTTCTTGGCTTTGAATTTAGTAAATGCCTTGGCTGTCCTATTCACTAGTCTGAAAGTGATAAGTAATCTTGTTCCTTTTCTCCATCTTGCGATGAGATGCTCAGAAATGAAGCCAAAATTTGGCTATTTTCTTTAAACTCACTTTTTCTTGTTACAGCCTGCATCCATCCATAATACTTTAGATGTGAGCGAATTCATTATCTTAAATATGTAAAACAAACCTGTACAGAAATGGCTATTTTATTTATTGGTTTTTGATTGATGCTGTTTGATATTTTCCTTGTATTGATGTTTAATTACATAAACCGTAACAATCTCCTTGTAAAGTAGAAAAAGGTATCCAGATTGTTTAGAAGATTCATAAAAACAGCAATTACATGGATTTATAAGACAGTTATTCAGTCAGCATTGCCCCAGGCAGTTCATTGGTTAAACAGAAATGTTTTAAAGTCAAATTTCTCGATTTTTGAGAAAATATCTCTTATTAATGACGTCAGGAGTGAGAGGTGAAGAGAGGTCTCCTTGAACTTTTTAATAgttattttgctgttattttaATGCATTAGCTATTCATTCCTTTTGCAACTGTGTATCAGTTAATTATGAATGAAGAAATGGAAATAATTTAGATGAGTATCTTAGACATTGGTTGAGACATATACCACAGAATCTGACCATGCCACAGTACACTTCAATTCTACCTGTTAAAGATGTAATTGAAATTATTTCCAATGAATAGAAAACAATTAAGAATTAATTAAATTAATGCCTTAAAGCCAGTTGCCAGGTTCATTATTGCTTTCTATATCTTTCCCTTTTCTCAAAGGCAGGGGCAGTGTTGTGGCATGATTCATAGGAAGTAGGACACCTCTAGTACCTCAACAAAGTGACTGATTCATTTTTGAGTTCAGACATTGAGAACTGAAGTTTCTATGGGTTTCACAACTGAGACCGGTGGCAGGAATTTTCAGCTACTGCCATGTTCCCGCCTTTGGGAAATTTTCTATGAGACTAGATCAGGGAGGTGACAGCCAGTTGCTCACCAGCAGCAGGTAGCAGATTAAATTCCCAACCGAGGGTATTTGTTATATGTTGCCTCCACAGACAGGTCCCTGTTGAGACTGAAGCCCAGCCAATGAATTGAAGCAGCCTCCCAATGGAAGACAAGGATAGAACTCATTGAATTTAACTGCCAGCCAAAGATGTGATTACCAGAGAGTTACAGACTCCTATGCAGTCTCTTCTCCACAATGACAGAATGACAACTGTGGCTGCTTTTTATTTTTAATCCATTTTGAGATGCCTTCTTCTTCCCGTACCTATACTGAGAACTGCCATCCACCGTCGGGTGTCAATCTTTCAATGCGAGGCAGCCTCCTATTGGCCCTTCAATCTTGGGAGCTTGACTTTTTCCTTAATAGGATGGACTCGCTGGAGGCTGCCAGTTAATTAGTTGCCTCCTCAAAACTTGCTCTCGGAGTCCCAGCACTGGAATTTGAGAGTTCCTGACTCACATTTTCTCTTGATGACTGGATTGGGACCTAGGAACAAAATATCAGCCCAAACTTAGCAGTTATTTCACAGGTGCAGGCATTCAGCATGGCTGGTATCAACAAATGCAAACAGGAAGCACTGGAGAACCATCAGAAAGAGCTGATTCATTTTGATTCTTTTGGCCAGAATTGCTGAAATCTGTAATCAccccttacattaacactgcaatgaagttactgtgaaaatcccctcgtcgccacactccggcacctgttcgggaggcggagaattaaaattgtccaattcacccaaaaagcacatctttcggacttgtgggcagtattaatgtaagcctacttgtgacacggagAAAGTTTATTGGGcagaggttcaaggtgagagggggaaagtttatggGAGATACGCGGGGTCAGTTtctcacacagagtggtgggtgcttggaacacgctgccagaggatgtggtggaagcagacacattagcaacatttagggGGTATCTGGATGGATATATGAATAAGGAAGAAATAGAGGGACATGGACCAAGTAAGGGTAGAAggtttgtttttagttagggcatcgtgatcggcacaggcttggagggccgaagggcatgttcctggcGCTGTactttttgttgttctttgaaaccggagcaccgtgaaacccacgcagacacgggagaacatgcagactccgcacatacaagcGGGAAACGAAcccggaccctggcgctttgaagcaacggtgctaactactgtgttaaAACAGGAAGTTAAAGCAGATATAATTAACATTTTAATAActtttcaggaagcaaaataggATTGGGATATAGGCATGGGAATAagataaaatctgaaattaaatttGTAAAATATTTATAAATTAATGGAATTTTTAAAGGTGCTTCTGCTGAATGTCACTCAGTACTGTAAAATTAGTTTTTCTGAGCAATTGAGCTCAGCAGTATAGGACTTCATTCACTGTTAAAATCTCAGTTCAACTCTCAACAAAGCTTAACATATTCAGTACTTTTTATCGTGAAAATGGTATGCATAAACTGAAGTTTGTGTAATTTGACTTATTCTGTATTTATTGTATCTGCAATGACTGCACCACATACCATATGGAGAAGCAGGACATCATCGACAGCTTCTGCAATTTTTGTGCCAGAAGTTACGGTCAATTTTGCACATTAATGCTGCCGAGCTCTCAGAATTTCATTGTCATTACATCCACAAATTCTGGGGCATTAAGAAAAAGTGAAGATGAGAAAAAGCTATTCTGCAAATTAAGTTCTTCATTTTAGTACATCAGTTCAGTAAGCTTACCATTAAAATACAATTTGTAGTGCTTTTTGACTTGGATCACTTTCACACCTAGATTATTCCAAAACTTTATTGTAAAATATTAACAAAGATctgttttatagaatcatagaatttacagtgcagaaggaggccattcagcccatcgagtctgcaccggctcttggaaagagcaccctacccaaggtcaacaactccaccctatccccataacccagtaaccccacccaacactaagggcaattttggacactaagggtaatttatcatggccaatccacctaacctgcacatctttggactgtgagaggaaaccggagcacccggaggaaacccacgcacacagggggaggatgtgcagactccgcacagacagtgacccaagccggaatcgaacctgggaccctggagctgtgaagcgattgtgctatccacaatgctaccgtgctgccctcaacttgCCTTCAACTGAATGTATATCCTTTTTGAACCAAGGGTATGATATATCTGAATGTAATGTACTCTTATGTTTCAATTATTTACTCTTGAATCTGAATAACAATGGAAGATGGTATTCCCCATAGGGCATTTTGAGTCATTATGTTGTGTTTAACTTGAGTCACTTGGCCAAACTGATCTTAGATGTTCTTCCCTTAAGGACATTTAACAAACCTGTTGAGTGCTTAGGACAATCTTGGAGCTTTACTGGTCACTTAACTGATAGCCGTGGTGTGTTACACTTCGTTTAGGAGTCTGAGTTTCTGTGGCAACAGGCACTTTTACATtcatgttgtagtctggagcaATAGTgcatagtgatggtagaggctccactGTTGTTTCCATcatgtggctgaccaggaatatCTACCACTCTTACAACCTGCTATTGATAAGTGTTGGAATGATTTGCAAGTTTATACTCAACCTGTCTGGCTGTACTATGAATGTACCTTCTTGGCCATTAAGCCCTGGGGAGACttgagcttctggcccagaggaaGGGACGCTGCCGGCTGTGCCATAAGATCTCTACTTAACTGCTGCTAGCCCACAGTCTGCCGCACATTTATTAAGTACAATCCAACTTGTCATGGTGCTGATTTAAACTCAACTTCTGAGCATCTAGTCCAGTACCATAGCCACTGGTTTCCATTACCCTGTAGTACTTTATTTGCCTTGGTGCATAATCATGTTCATAACACAATCATTTATGCATATAAAATTCAGGGCAAGATTCTTTGGCCTCCTCATGGCAggaggcggcctgccattggctagtggcaggatcttctggtcatgtcgctgtcaataggatttcccattgaatccaccccaagccgccaggaaacccacactgGGGGTGCGCCgttggtgggaccagaaaatcctactgacgtgaacagctggaagatctcacccTCAAAGCCCACAGCATTTGTAAGTTCTAGAGCTTTAACTCTCATTCAAcatacagggcggaattctccggtcattgccattcacttttcccaccggcagtgcactGCCGCCCGTGGATTTcgcggcggcatggggtggtttcaatggaaaatcccattgataaaAGGTGGGAAGAtaaaatcccgctgccagcgagaggcGGGCAACCGAGAAATAGCGGTGGcttgggaaccagagaatcccgtccatggtttTAGATATGTATTGTAAGATTGATTTAGGTATATTTAAGTCCAGTTGGCTGACAGGAAAATCAATGAAAATGTTTTGTGAACATTACAGTACATTAAGTTACAATTTGAGACAAACTAATATTTTAAAGAATGAATATGAAGTAAATGTGAATTGTGCATGTTGTGAAAATAGAAGTCGGAGAACCCAGCATCAAAATGATACCAGTCCATTTTTTTTCAAGATAATAAAGTGCTACATGTGCATTTTTCATTTAGGTCAACGATAAAAGGAACTTATGACAAGTTTTGAAAATATACAAAGTTAAAAAGAAACTCAAAAATCATTGTCAAACGATAGTTTTGTCTAGAATTGCAGCCTTATGAAAGGGATTCTTTCATCAACTATAAATTACTTGTGTTACTGTTTCCTATAAAAAGAGTGCATGCCACTTTAGCAAAATATCAACATTTTTAATAACTACTTTTGACAGAAAATTCCAGACATTGAAGAAAAGTGGAAGAAGGCTTTTGGTTTTCAAAATTTTGGACTTATGTATTTTAAACAGATATCCTTACTGATTTTGAAGCCACTGTTGCTTTAAATGTTACATTTGTGTGTGACAGCATTAATACACATTAGGTGTAATTTTTATAACTTACAAGGTACAATCTTAGCTTCTCCACCAAAGAACGATGCGAACGTGAAAATtgcactggacgaaatattcaccactacaaatagccttgaaacgaaacatcccgaggcctcgttcattgtagctggggacttcaatcaggccaagctcgagcatactaccaagttaccaccaacacgtcacctgttccaccagaggcacaAACATCccggaccactgctacacaaatatcaaacatgcctaccgctctatcgcccgcccacactttggcaaatctgaccacatgactgctcctgctcccggcttataagcaaaaactgaagtgggagaatccgtcaaagaaagtcgtgcattgttggtctgaggaatcagaTGATCTTCTACGGGACTGTTTAGAGTCAGTGGacaggtcagtatttaaaaactctgtgaccagcctgaacaagtacgccactacagtaactgacttcattagtaagtgtgtagaagactgtgtgccaaagaagcaaatccgtgtGTTCCCAACTGGAAACCCTAGATGAACAAGGATATCTACTGCTTACTGAagtcaggtctgaggcgttcaagtcaggcgaccctaacctctacaagaaagccagatatgatcgaaagaaatccatcaaagatggcAAAAGACAGtatcggaccaagctcgagtcccaggctagccacacggatccccgtcgtctatggcaaggtctgcaagacataacgggctacaagatgaaggcatgtaaaatcggcaGCTCCAATGCAcctctccctgatgagctcaatgcatcctatgcccactttgagcaagaggtcagcgagagcgagccctccactccAGAAGCCgcgatgaacttgtatctgagatcaccattgcagacttcagagcagccttctcgaaggtcaacccacagaaagccactggcccggttGGGGTGCCTGGACGAGCACTCaagtcttgcgcggatcagctggcggggtattcgcagacatcttcaacctctctttacaacaatctgaggtccctatctgcttcaagaagatgaccatcatccctgtaccaaaaaaaaatcaagcagcgtgccttaatgactattgtccagtggctctgacatccatcatcatgaagtactttgaaaggttagtcattgaacaaatcaactccagcctcccggattgccttgatccactacagttcgcctaccgctgcaacaggtccacagcagaggccatctccatggccctgaactctaccctggaacacctagataacaaagacacctctgtcagactcctatttatcgactacagctcagccttcaacaccatccttcctacgaaactcatctccaaactccttggcctcggctccttcctctgcgactggatcctgaatttTCTAACCCAcgggccacaatcagtaaagataggcaacaacacctcctccacgatcattcataacaccggtgccccacaaggctgtgtcctcagccccctactatattccttatacacctatgactgtggtcaaattcccctccaactcgattttcaaatttgctgatgacatcacagtagtgggttggatttcaaacaatgacgagatagagtacaggaatgagatagagaatctggtgaactggtgcgacgacaataatctctccctcaatgtcaacaaaacaaaggagattgtcatcgacttcaggaagtgtagtggagaacatgcccctgtctacatcaatgggaacggagTAGACAGtgttgagagcttcaagtttttagtgtacagatcaccaacatcctgtcctggtccccccatgccgacactatagttaagaaagcccaccaatgactactttctcagaagactaaggaaatttggcatgtcagctacgaccctcaccaacttctacagatgcaccatagaaaacattctttctggttggatcacagcttggtatggagcctgctctgcccaagaccgcaggaaactacaaaaggttgtgaatatagcccagtccatcacgcaaaccagcctctcttccatttactctatctataattcccgctgcctcagaaaggcagccagcataattaaggaccccacccatcccagacatactctcttccacattcttccgataggaaaaagataccaaagtttgaggttgtgtaccaaccgactcaagaacagcgtcttccctactgccatcagagttttgaatggacctacctcgtattaagttgatcttttctctacaccttgctataactgtaacattatattctgcagtctctccttccttccctatgtacggtatgcattgtttgtacagcaggcaagaaacaatacttttcactgtatactaatacatgtgacaataataaatcaaataaaatcaaTAGTTATTATTCATTAATGGGCTCTTATAATTGCATTTTCTTTTCTTGCATGCAGGTGAGTAATTTCACTCGTCAATTTTAGAAGCCTATTCTATTTATTAGATGTCAATTGCCTGAGCTTTTCAGTATCATGGTGCTGTTCCTTATGTCCCCAGATGTCCTCCATTTGTAACAAAT harbors:
- the LOC119953679 gene encoding nuclear factor interleukin-3-regulated protein-like; translated protein: MLSTLDAMADLEPRPLKSGGFQGKLNSRRKREFMPEDKKDASYWEKRRKNNEAAKRSREKRRFNDLVLESKMLSLNEENACLRVELLTLKLRYGLISSTVYAQEAQILQGCMQKYFARQRAIEMDPHFLELDPPFVRDGCCHNHMRYTPGRMPLDPIDSTSQHTRDSPLHTKCPSPVSVRVHKQYPLEISTDESAIHKASLNQLLYSRYPHTFNETYPYYRPSSASPNATEVDNKSNKRESEDDAEDEQQVPKMLPFSPVNNCRFEHSTTSKSSNSALPHKLRIKAKTMLAKEEKGDAEFDLEMSWKDKPGLAKTRSASLTEIRDMDVGFCGGICNYTAAFKPVIPLSICHSV